The following are encoded in a window of Streptomyces sp. 11x1 genomic DNA:
- a CDS encoding RNA polymerase-binding protein RbpA: MSERALRGTRLVVTSYETDRGIDLAPRQAVEYACEKGHRFEMPFSVEAEIPPEWECKVCGAQALLVDGDGPEEKKAKPARTHWDMLMERRTREELEEVLEERLAVLRSGAMNIAVHPRDSRKSA, translated from the coding sequence ATGAGTGAGCGAGCTCTTCGCGGCACGCGCCTCGTGGTGACCAGCTACGAGACGGACCGCGGCATCGACTTGGCTCCGCGCCAGGCCGTGGAGTACGCATGCGAGAAGGGGCACCGCTTCGAGATGCCCTTCTCGGTCGAGGCGGAGATTCCGCCGGAGTGGGAGTGCAAGGTCTGCGGGGCCCAGGCACTCCTCGTGGACGGCGACGGCCCTGAGGAAAAGAAGGCCAAGCCCGCGCGTACACATTGGGACATGCTGATGGAGCGGCGCACGCGTGAGGAACTCGAAGAGGTCCTCGAAGAGCGCCTGGCGGTTCTCCGCTCCGGCGCGATGAACATCGCGGTGCATCCGCGAGACAGCCGCAAGTCCGCGTAA